CGAGACCGCGCTAAGCATCGCTTTCTGCGAGTCGCCCGGCCAGAGGTCGGGCAAAATAGCCCTCCCGGTTAGTCGTCCGACTCGACGTACGGCAACCCGTCGACCGTCTCGTCGATGGCGTTCTGGTTGGCCTTCATCAGGGCCGTCGTGTCCCAGATGCCCTCGACGAGCGCCTGTCGCTGCGCGTCGTCGACCTCGACGTCAACCGTCTGGCCGCCGTAGGTGACGGTCTCGGCCTCGACGTCGACCTCGACGTCGCCGTCGGGGTTCTCGTCGACCCAGTCCTGCAGGTCCGTGATCGTCTCGTGGTCCGCCGTCACGGTCGGGATGCCCAGCGCCAGGCAGTTGCCCGCGAAGATCTCCGCGAAGGACTCGCCGACGATGGCGTCGATACCCCAGCGCATCAGCGCCTGGGGCGCGTGCTCGCGCGAGGAGCCGCAGCCGAAGTTGGCGTTGACGACCATGACCGAGGCGTCCTGGAAGCGATCCTCGTTCATCGGGTGGTCCTTCTCGTTGTCGTCGTCGTCGAAGCGCTGGTCGAAGAAGGCGAACTCGCCCAGCCCGTCGAACGTGACGACCTTCATGAACCGCGCGGGGATGATCTGGTCGGTGTCGATGTCGTTCCCGCGGATGGGAACGCCGCTCCCCTCGACGTAGTCGACGGAGGGGATTTCCTCGGTGGGGTCGCTCATGCCAGAGCCACCTCCTCCAGTTCGCGCACGTCAGTCACTTCCCCGTTGATGGCCGCAGCGGCGACCATACGTGGGTTCATCAGGACGGTGCGGCCGTCCTTGCTCCCCTGCCGGCCGATGAAGTTCCGGTTTGACGAGGACGCGCAGGCCTCGTCGCCCTCCAGCTGGTCCTCGTTCATGCCGAGGCACATCGAACAGCCGGCGTTGCGCCAGTCGAAGCCGGCCTCCTCGAAGACGTCCTTCAGGCCCTCCTCCTCGGCCTGCTTCTGGACGCGCTGGCTGCCGGGGACGACCATCGCGCGGACGTCGTCGTGGACCTCGCGACCCTTGACGATCCGCGCCGCGCGGCGCAGGTCGGGCAGGCGGGCGTTCGTACAGGAGCCCAGGAAGGCGACGTCGATGTCGTAGCCGTTCATCGTGTCGCCGGGCTCGACGCGCATGTGCTCCTGGGCTCGCCGCGCGGTGTCCTGCTTGTCCTCGGGTAGGTCCGCCGGCGCGGGGATCGGGTCGTTGATGCCGATGCCCTGGCCGGGCGTGGTGCCCCACGTGACGACGGGATCGAGCTCGCTCGCGTCGATGTGGACGACGTCGTCGTACTCGGCGTCGTCGTCGGAGCGGATGGACTCCCAGTAGGGCTTAAGCTCCTCGAAGCGCTCAGGGTTGTTCTGGAAGTAGTCCGTCCCCTCCAGCCACTCGTAGGTGGTCTCGTCGGGGTTGACGTAACCCGCGCGAGCGCCGCCCTCGATGGACATGTTGCAGATGGACATCCGCCCTTCCATGTCCAGGTTCTCGATGGCCTCGCCGGCGTACTCGTAGACGTAGCCGACGCCGCCCTCGGTGCCCAGGCGACGGATGATCTCCAGGATGATGTCCTTGGCCTCGACGCCCTCGTCGAGTTCGCCGTCGACCTGGATCTTGCGGACCTTCTGCTTCTCCATCGCGATGGTCTGGGTCGCCAGCACGTCGCGGATCTGGCTGGTACCGATGCCGAAGGCCAGCGCGCCGAAGGCGCCGTGGGTCGACGTGTGGCTGTCGCCGCAGACGATGGTCTTGCCGGGCTGGGTCAGCCCCTGCTCCGGCCCGACGACGTGGACGATGCCCTGATCGCCGGTGGTCGGGTCGAGGAAGTTGATGCCCGCGTCGCGGACGTTCTCCTCGAGCTCCGACATCATGTTCTCGGCCGCGTCGTCGCCGTAGGGCCGGGACTGGTCGGCCGTCGGGACGATGTGATCGACCGTGGCCAGCGTCAGGTCGGGCCGGGCGACCTCCAGGTCGCGCTCCTGGAGCATCCCGAACGCCTGCGGGCTCGTGACCTCGTGGATGAGGTGGAGCCCGACGAACAGCTGATCCTGTCCGTTGGGCAGCGTCGTCACCTTGTGTCGGTCCCAGACCTTGTCGTACAGCGTGTTCTCGCTCATTCGTCAGTCATCCGCGTTTACGCGCTCCTGCTCGTCCGCTGATTCGGACTCGGACTCCTCCCACGCGAACAGCTCGCGCAGGCGGGCGCCGACGTCCTCGATCTCGTGGTCCTTCTCGGCGGCCCGGAGCTGGGTGTAGCTCGGACGGCCGGCCTGGTTCTCGGCGATCCACTCGCGGGCGAACTCTCCGTTCTGGACCCGCTCGAGGGTCTCCTCCATGTTCTCCCGGACGTGGTCGTCGAGGATCTCGTCGCCCTCCGTGAGGCCGCCGTACTCGGCGGTGTCAGACACGGAGTCCCACATGCCGCCGAGGCCGCCCTCGTACATCAGGTCGACGATGAGCTTCAGTTCGTTGAGGCACTCGAAGTAGGCCATCTCCGGGCTGTAGCCCGCGTCGACCAGCGTCTCGTAGCCGTGCTTGACGAGGCTGGTGACGCCGCCACAGAGGACGGCCTGCTCGCCGAAGAGGTCCGTCTCGACCTCCTCCTTGAAGCTCGTCTCGATGACGCCGGCGCGGGTGCAACCGATGCCCTTCGCGTACGCCAGCGCCTCCTCCTTGGCACCGCCGGAGACGTCCTGGTAGACGGCGATCAGGCCGGGCGTGCCCTGGTCGCGCTCGTAGTTACGGCGCACGAGGTGGCCGGGGGACTTCGGCGCGACCATGGTCACGTCGACGTACTCCGGCGGCTCGATCTGGTTGTAGTGGATGTTGAACCCGTGGGCGAACTGCACCGTGTCGCCCTCGTCGAGTTCGGGCTCGATGGCCTCGAAGACGGCCGGCTGGACCGTGTCCGGAACCAGGATGGATACGACGTCGGC
This genomic interval from Halomicrobium urmianum contains the following:
- the leuD gene encoding 3-isopropylmalate dehydratase small subunit → MSDPTEEIPSVDYVEGSGVPIRGNDIDTDQIIPARFMKVVTFDGLGEFAFFDQRFDDDDNEKDHPMNEDRFQDASVMVVNANFGCGSSREHAPQALMRWGIDAIVGESFAEIFAGNCLALGIPTVTADHETITDLQDWVDENPDGDVEVDVEAETVTYGGQTVDVEVDDAQRQALVEGIWDTTALMKANQNAIDETVDGLPYVESDD
- the leuC gene encoding 3-isopropylmalate dehydratase large subunit; amino-acid sequence: MSENTLYDKVWDRHKVTTLPNGQDQLFVGLHLIHEVTSPQAFGMLQERDLEVARPDLTLATVDHIVPTADQSRPYGDDAAENMMSELEENVRDAGINFLDPTTGDQGIVHVVGPEQGLTQPGKTIVCGDSHTSTHGAFGALAFGIGTSQIRDVLATQTIAMEKQKVRKIQVDGELDEGVEAKDIILEIIRRLGTEGGVGYVYEYAGEAIENLDMEGRMSICNMSIEGGARAGYVNPDETTYEWLEGTDYFQNNPERFEELKPYWESIRSDDDAEYDDVVHIDASELDPVVTWGTTPGQGIGINDPIPAPADLPEDKQDTARRAQEHMRVEPGDTMNGYDIDVAFLGSCTNARLPDLRRAARIVKGREVHDDVRAMVVPGSQRVQKQAEEEGLKDVFEEAGFDWRNAGCSMCLGMNEDQLEGDEACASSSNRNFIGRQGSKDGRTVLMNPRMVAAAAINGEVTDVRELEEVALA
- the ilvC gene encoding ketol-acid reductoisomerase, which produces MTEKFTTEVYYDEDADGSHLDGKTVAVLGYGSQGHAHALNLHESGVDVVVGLREDSSSRAEAEEAGLEVATPDDAAAQADVVSILVPDTVQPAVFEAIEPELDEGDTVQFAHGFNIHYNQIEPPEYVDVTMVAPKSPGHLVRRNYERDQGTPGLIAVYQDVSGGAKEEALAYAKGIGCTRAGVIETSFKEEVETDLFGEQAVLCGGVTSLVKHGYETLVDAGYSPEMAYFECLNELKLIVDLMYEGGLGGMWDSVSDTAEYGGLTEGDEILDDHVRENMEETLERVQNGEFAREWIAENQAGRPSYTQLRAAEKDHEIEDVGARLRELFAWEESESESADEQERVNADD